The proteins below come from a single Candidozyma auris chromosome 3, complete sequence genomic window:
- the TRP1 gene encoding phosphoribosylanthranilate isomerase TRP1, which translates to MPAKIVKICGIRKLDDAIAAIDAGADMLGVIMVPGRKRTVDHAEAKLIAKAALTSRFDKSRRFVSAKELNEYIASQSFASFEDYLLAYRDLILKNGPFLTGVFRNQNPKTVFELAEELNLDFIQLHGSEDPAEYMALNSERKFGIVKRFVIPTQTASMTDFLKTLSDSKDMGFALPLLDSELGGEGKPIDWSLINDLQGSYILAGGLTPDNLISTKKYSDKIVGYDVSGGVEDENGEKVHDKIRSFVTEGKKIGIQSQ; encoded by the coding sequence ATGCCTGCAAAGATTGTTAAAATATGCGGAATACgaaaacttgatgatgccATTGCTGCAATAGATGCTGGTGCAGATATGCTAGGTGTGATTATGGTACCAGGCAGAAAGAGAACTGTTGATCATGCAGAAGCGAAGTTGATTGCCAAAGCTGCACTAACCTCCAGATTTGATAAGAGCAGACGATTTGTTAGTGCGAAGGAGTTAAATGAATACATCGCAAGCCAGTCATTTGCGTCTTTCGAAGACTACCTACTTGCATACCGTGATCTCATACTAAAAAACGGACCTTTTCTTACTGGGGTAttcagaaatcaaaatcctAAAACGGTCTTTGAGCTTGCAGAAGAACTTAATCTTGACTTCATTCAACTACATGGTAGTGAAGATCCTGCTGAATATATGGCATTGAattcagaaagaaagtttGGTATAGTCAAGAGATTTGTTATCCCCACACAGACAGCCTCCATGActgatttcttgaaaacctTGTCTGACAGTAAGGATATGGGTTTTGCATTGCCTTTACTAGACTCAGAGCTAGGTGGAGAGGGTAAACCTATTGACTGGTCGCTTATTAACGACTTGCAGGGATCATACATCTTGGCTGGTGGTCTCACTCCAGATAATCTCATAAGCACTAAAAAATACTCGGATAAAATCGTTGGATACGATGTGAGTGGCGGTGTTGAGGACGAGAATGGCGAAAAGGTTCATGATAAAATACGTCTGTTCGTTACAGAGGGCAAAAAAATAGGTATACAGAGCCAATAG